ATGGGCATCCTGGCCGCTGTTGCAGTACCTAAGCTGTTCGGCATGATCGCAAAGTCCAAGGCATCTGAAGTTGGCCCCGCTGCTGGTACCTACGTGAAGTTGCAGGA
This genomic interval from Fibrobacter sp. contains the following:
- a CDS encoding prepilin-type N-terminal cleavage/methylation domain-containing protein, whose amino-acid sequence is MKKQGFTLIELMVVIVIMGILAAVAVPKLFGMIAKSKASEVGPAAGTYVKLQ